From Bacteroidales bacterium, one genomic window encodes:
- the rseP gene encoding RIP metalloprotease RseP — MVIFLKVIQVILSLSLLVLIHEFGHFIFARIFKIRVDKFYLFFDAGFALFRWKPKNSDTEYGIGWLPLGGYCKIAGMIDESMDKDQLKSEPKPWEFRAHPAWQRFWVLFGGVFFNFLLAILIYAGILFTWGEEYIKTKDVTTGVAVNDLGREMGFRNGDKIVAFDGVPTDNFANLRADLIHRQATEATVVRGDKKVTVNIDPDYIPAILNSPDLFEYGIPFIVGNIPDTSQNIHSGLKVGDMIIAVDSAKTQMFTDVKEYLEKHKGDTVKATVVRNIAEAKNTIVPAETLQIPLAVNKRGAICVNLGGDVTKYYKVTKKTYSLVSSVPAAFSKASTGISNYWKELKLIFTPKTEAYKSVGSFIAIGQIFPGYWDWHAFWSITAFLSIMLAVLNILPIPALDGGHILFTFYEIVTGRKPSDKFLMAAQVVGMVLLIALMVLAFGNDIARLFR, encoded by the coding sequence TTTGCGTTATTTAGATGGAAGCCCAAAAACTCTGATACTGAATACGGTATAGGATGGCTGCCGCTTGGCGGATACTGCAAAATTGCGGGAATGATAGATGAATCCATGGATAAAGACCAGCTGAAAAGCGAGCCTAAGCCGTGGGAGTTCCGCGCGCATCCGGCATGGCAGAGATTCTGGGTTTTGTTTGGAGGCGTCTTCTTTAATTTCCTTTTGGCGATTTTAATTTACGCCGGAATACTTTTTACTTGGGGAGAGGAATACATTAAGACAAAGGACGTTACAACCGGAGTAGCTGTAAATGACCTGGGAAGGGAAATGGGGTTCCGCAACGGAGATAAAATTGTAGCTTTTGATGGGGTCCCGACAGATAATTTTGCAAATCTGCGCGCAGATTTGATTCACCGCCAGGCAACAGAAGCAACCGTTGTAAGAGGAGATAAAAAAGTCACAGTCAATATAGACCCCGATTATATTCCGGCAATTCTGAATTCGCCTGATTTATTTGAATATGGGATTCCGTTTATTGTTGGAAACATACCTGACACATCTCAAAATATTCATAGCGGGCTTAAGGTCGGAGACATGATTATTGCAGTAGATAGTGCTAAAACTCAGATGTTTACAGATGTAAAAGAATATCTGGAAAAGCACAAGGGAGATACTGTAAAAGCCACTGTTGTAAGAAATATTGCTGAAGCAAAGAATACGATTGTGCCTGCGGAAACGCTTCAAATTCCGCTTGCTGTAAACAAGAGAGGTGCCATTTGCGTTAATCTTGGCGGGGATGTAACTAAGTATTACAAGGTTACAAAGAAGACATATTCTCTGGTCAGCTCCGTTCCCGCCGCATTCAGCAAAGCAAGCACAGGCATCAGCAATTACTGGAAAGAGCTTAAGCTGATTTTTACTCCAAAGACAGAAGCATATAAATCTGTCGGGAGCTTTATAGCTATAGGTCAGATATTTCCAGGGTACTGGGACTGGCATGCCTTCTGGAGCATTACCGCATTTTTGTCAATTATGCTTGCCGTACTTAACATTTTGCCTATCCCCGCGCTTGATGGCGGACACATATTATTTACTTTCTATGAGATAGTTACGGGGCGCAAGCCAAGCGATAAGTTCTTAATGGCGGCACAAGTTGTGGGAATGGTGCTGCTGATTGCATTGATGGTCTTGGCGTTCGGCAATGACATTGCCAGGCTGTTCAGATAA
- a CDS encoding DUF4837 family protein has translation MNKVKLIIMTIAAAIICSCGDNGMHLKKTITGKAGEIVVVVDKANWEAEPGTAVRNLLAADYPMLPQKEPSFNLVNIQKSSFTDLFQSHRNIIILDINSGLKENQIQLRNDIWATPQIVIYVHARSSVECADLINKNAELIYNAIDQAERDRIIRNSKRYEETSIRKAVAEKFGGSPYFPNGYSIKKATDNFMWISYETTYINQYFLIYKLPFDGKAFPSLDSLMSKENLVLKKNVPGPQDNSYMIIAPEKTPVLNWYKYKNESFAEMRGLWEVENDFMGGPFVEHIFYTKDGKNLLVVMGFVYAPRYNKRNYLRQVEAIIYSFDWQENFQNK, from the coding sequence ATGAACAAGGTTAAACTTATAATAATGACTATTGCAGCCGCTATTATTTGCAGCTGCGGGGACAATGGGATGCACCTGAAAAAGACCATCACCGGAAAGGCAGGAGAGATTGTAGTTGTAGTTGATAAGGCAAACTGGGAGGCTGAACCGGGCACCGCTGTAAGAAATTTGCTTGCCGCAGATTATCCTATGCTTCCGCAGAAAGAGCCTTCATTTAACCTTGTAAACATCCAAAAATCTTCATTTACAGACCTTTTCCAAAGTCACAGAAACATTATCATCTTGGATATTAATTCCGGACTTAAAGAGAATCAGATACAGTTGAGGAATGATATATGGGCAACTCCGCAAATTGTAATTTATGTGCACGCACGTTCTAGCGTTGAATGCGCTGATTTGATAAATAAAAATGCAGAGTTAATTTACAATGCCATAGACCAGGCGGAAAGAGACAGAATTATCAGGAACTCAAAGAGATATGAGGAGACAAGCATAAGAAAGGCGGTAGCTGAAAAGTTTGGAGGTTCACCCTATTTTCCTAACGGATATTCTATTAAAAAAGCCACTGATAATTTCATGTGGATTTCCTATGAAACCACATACATCAATCAATATTTCTTAATCTATAAGCTGCCGTTTGACGGGAAGGCATTTCCTAGTCTTGATAGCCTGATGAGCAAAGAGAACCTGGTACTTAAGAAAAATGTGCCGGGGCCTCAGGATAACAGCTATATGATTATTGCACCTGAAAAAACACCGGTTCTTAACTGGTATAAATACAAGAATGAAAGCTTTGCGGAGATGAGAGGATTGTGGGAAGTAGAGAATGACTTTATGGGAGGTCCGTTTGTAGAGCATATCTTCTACACAAAGGACGGAAAGAATTTGCTTGTAGTAATGGGCTTTGTATACGCACCGCGCTACAACAAAAGAAATTATCTGCGTCAGGTAGAGGCAATTATTTACTCCTTTGACTGGCAGGAAAATTTCCAGAATAAATAA
- the radC gene encoding DNA repair protein RadC codes for MTENLTITKWDESERPREKFLAKGGENLSIAELIAIVIRSGSRSENAVDLARKILNAADNNLNVLRKFTFEDYRKFGGMGQGKALAMMALFEIAKRMAVEQAPPITQIYSSESAAKLMSPLLKDLNHEECWILYLNRGNRMIAKEKLTSGGVSSTVLDVKMIIKNAMAKLSNSIILVHNHPSGSKMPGDQDKLQTRRLKTAAEMCDISLLDHIIIAGDQYYSFADDGCI; via the coding sequence ATGACAGAAAATCTAACAATTACAAAATGGGATGAGAGCGAGAGGCCAAGAGAAAAATTTCTGGCAAAGGGCGGAGAAAATCTTAGCATTGCGGAGTTAATCGCGATAGTTATAAGGTCTGGGAGCAGAAGTGAAAATGCAGTAGACCTTGCAAGGAAAATCTTAAACGCTGCAGATAATAATCTTAACGTACTGCGCAAGTTCACTTTTGAAGACTACAGAAAATTTGGAGGAATGGGACAAGGTAAGGCCCTGGCTATGATGGCTTTATTTGAAATTGCAAAGAGGATGGCAGTAGAGCAGGCGCCACCTATCACCCAAATCTATTCATCTGAGAGCGCGGCAAAATTAATGAGCCCGCTGCTAAAAGATCTCAACCATGAAGAGTGCTGGATATTATATCTTAATCGCGGCAACAGAATGATTGCCAAGGAGAAACTTACAAGCGGGGGAGTAAGTTCCACTGTGCTGGATGTGAAAATGATTATTAAAAATGCCATGGCAAAACTCTCAAATTCCATCATCCTTGTACACAACCATCCTAGCGGCAGCAAAATGCCGGGAGACCAAGACAAGCTTCAGACAAGAAGGCTTAAAACAGCGGCTGAAATGTGCGACATTTCCCTTTTAGACCATATTATTATTGCTGGAGACCAATATTACTCATTCGCAGACGATGGCTGCATTTGA
- the upp gene encoding uracil phosphoribosyltransferase: MKIVNLGEENTIVNQYLSEIRDKVAQKNRMQFRNNLERIGECVAYEIGKTLQYKEKDITTPLGIAQCKVLDSQLVVASIMRAGLPLHNGILKVLDTADNAFIAAFRKYGKDNKFSIHADYTSCPPMEGKTLILADCMLATGSSIMLAYNQLCENGEPEYTHIVTVVASKAAVANLSKQLPHKKVTLWVGAVDEELTNKAYIIPGLGDAGDLAYGEKKEII; the protein is encoded by the coding sequence ATGAAAATTGTCAATCTAGGAGAAGAGAACACCATTGTTAATCAGTATTTATCAGAAATCAGAGACAAGGTTGCTCAGAAAAACAGGATGCAATTCCGCAATAATCTTGAGAGAATTGGAGAGTGCGTTGCCTATGAGATTGGCAAAACATTACAGTACAAAGAGAAGGATATTACAACGCCTCTTGGAATTGCGCAGTGCAAGGTTCTTGATAGTCAGCTTGTTGTAGCATCAATAATGAGAGCGGGGCTTCCGCTTCATAACGGAATATTAAAAGTTTTGGATACTGCCGATAATGCATTTATTGCCGCCTTCCGCAAATATGGAAAAGACAACAAATTCTCTATTCATGCAGACTATACCAGTTGCCCGCCTATGGAGGGAAAGACTTTAATTCTTGCAGATTGCATGCTGGCCACAGGTTCTTCCATAATGTTAGCTTATAATCAGTTATGTGAGAATGGAGAGCCGGAGTACACACATATAGTAACAGTCGTAGCAAGCAAGGCCGCAGTTGCAAACTTATCCAAGCAGCTGCCTCATAAAAAAGTTACGCTTTGGGTAGGAGCTGTAGATGAAGAACTTACAAACAAGGCATACATAATCCCGGGCCTTGGTGACGCCGGGGATTTAGCATACGGAGAGAAAAAAGAGATTATTTAA
- a CDS encoding amidohydrolase has translation MKQSVDLIGYNGTIYTVDSSFDKAEAFAVDDGKFLAVGDNKSILGAYKSRHMIDFKGGAVYPGFNDAHCHLFEMGKDLWYCDLRGSKSFDEVIGRLQEFYAQHPDRKFIIGSGWDQGLWPGKKFPTNEKLNAAFPKIPVVLSRIDFHAVVANQAAIDELGLKPDDANLNLKEAQIVNGKFTGIFMENLCVEFKDKVAKYSRKDLEEIMLNAQAECFKNGLTSVCDAEDEYPTIMLMDSLVKKKQLTLKIDAWPLPTEENFKNITKPFKHKNLTVGTFKLYRDGALGSRGALLLAPYSDDPANSGLEYYPLADYIKYCNWCHEHGFRVATHCIGDKANRQALDVYASILKGKNNLGWRIEHAQIIDDKDINKFKEYSIIPSVQPTHCTSDMMWAKERLGERIREGYRYQDLLNQLGWIPAGTDFPIESVNPIYTFFAAVYRKNLDFRPEGGFQMENALTKEEALSSMTIWGAKSTFEDKIKGSIVPGKEADFVTTDKDFMKVPEKQVPATKVTGTWLNGKKVF, from the coding sequence ATGAAACAATCTGTTGATTTAATTGGCTATAACGGAACCATTTATACCGTTGATTCATCTTTTGACAAGGCTGAGGCCTTTGCAGTAGATGACGGAAAATTCTTAGCTGTCGGGGACAATAAGTCCATACTTGGCGCTTATAAATCCAGGCACATGATTGATTTTAAGGGCGGTGCTGTTTATCCCGGTTTTAATGACGCGCACTGCCATTTGTTTGAAATGGGCAAAGATTTGTGGTACTGTGATTTGCGCGGTTCAAAATCTTTTGATGAGGTGATTGGGAGATTGCAGGAATTTTATGCTCAGCATCCCGACAGAAAATTTATTATTGGAAGCGGATGGGACCAGGGGCTGTGGCCGGGTAAAAAATTTCCTACGAATGAGAAGCTGAATGCAGCTTTTCCCAAAATTCCTGTTGTGCTGTCACGTATTGATTTCCACGCAGTTGTGGCAAACCAAGCGGCCATAGACGAGCTGGGACTAAAACCCGATGATGCTAATTTAAATCTTAAAGAGGCGCAGATAGTAAACGGAAAGTTTACCGGAATTTTTATGGAGAATTTGTGTGTTGAATTCAAAGACAAGGTGGCAAAATATTCCCGCAAAGATTTGGAGGAGATTATGTTAAACGCTCAGGCAGAGTGCTTTAAGAATGGTCTTACCTCTGTGTGCGATGCTGAGGATGAGTATCCTACAATTATGCTTATGGATTCTCTTGTTAAGAAAAAACAGCTTACCCTAAAAATTGATGCATGGCCTCTTCCAACTGAAGAGAACTTTAAGAACATCACAAAGCCTTTCAAACACAAGAACTTAACTGTCGGGACCTTTAAACTTTACAGAGACGGTGCGCTTGGTTCCAGAGGTGCATTGCTGCTTGCTCCTTATAGTGATGACCCGGCAAATAGCGGGCTAGAGTATTATCCTTTAGCAGATTACATTAAGTATTGTAATTGGTGCCATGAGCACGGATTCCGTGTTGCAACGCATTGCATTGGAGATAAGGCAAATAGACAGGCGCTGGATGTTTATGCAAGTATTCTTAAGGGGAAGAATAATCTTGGCTGGAGAATTGAGCATGCGCAAATTATTGATGATAAGGATATTAACAAATTCAAAGAGTATTCAATAATCCCGTCTGTTCAGCCAACTCATTGTACATCAGATATGATGTGGGCAAAAGAGAGATTGGGAGAGAGGATTAGAGAGGGGTACAGATATCAGGATCTTCTTAATCAGCTGGGCTGGATTCCTGCCGGAACAGATTTTCCTATAGAGAGCGTAAATCCTATTTATACTTTCTTTGCGGCCGTTTACCGCAAGAACTTGGATTTCAGGCCGGAGGGAGGATTCCAAATGGAAAATGCACTGACCAAAGAGGAGGCGCTTAGCTCCATGACAATTTGGGGTGCAAAGTCTACTTTTGAAGATAAGATAAAGGGGAGCATTGTGCCGGGCAAAGAGGCGGACTTTGTTACGACGGATAAAGACTTTATGAAAGTACCTGAAAAACAAGTGCCTGCAACAAAAGTCACAGGCACATGGTTAAATGGCAAAAAGGTTTTTTAA